tgtgtgttgtgtgtcctggCCGTGCAGCACCGGAGGAAACTCAGCCACAAAGCTGTGACGCCCGGTCGCccgaaagaagagagagacgaGTCTGAAGCGGCGAGGAGATCGAGTCCCGATGATTCTGCAGgaggctcagagagcagagaccCGGAGGAGGCCCGGAGGAGGCCGTTCACTGGAGTCCGAGCTAGGTCGGCTGACGCtgttctcttcatctctccttcTGGTGTGTGTGGGGACAGTTCAGTGTGGACTGTGCAGAATGACCTGGAGGCTCAGTCACACGACGCAGAGAACCAAGAAGACAGAAAGAAGAAACTGGGAAATGAAGCGGAAGCAACAAGTGGAAATGAGGCAGACAACATCAGTGAGAATAATGAGAAACAATCTGATGACGGCCACAGGATGGATGAAAACcctcagtgtgtttctgtgggcGCTGACACTGAACCTTATCTGAGCATCGGCACCAATCAGAACCAAACGAATCCCGAGAATGTCAACAAACGGTCCAATGAAggttcaggtcaaaggtcacagatgGGGAAGGTGATGGGGAGGATTTCCACCTGGCCTCCGACCGCAATTCAGTGGCAGGAAAGAGGTCAAATGAAGGAGGAGGGAAATGAGACGGAGAAGTTCCCCGATGAAGTGAAGaagacaagaaacaaactgGAGCGTCCCTCCAATTCTGacaagaaggaagaagaaatgGACCAAAATCAAATGGAAGATTTAAGAACTTCTCAAAACCAAGATTCTCAGGAGACGACTGCAGTTCTCATGAAAATGAGTCACACTCAGTCCTCAGAACCAAATAACAAGACCTCATCTTGCAGCGAGGCTCCGGCCCACAGGGACAGAGAGCAAGAGGACTCGGCCTCACCGAGACGGACGAGTCGTGAAACCCCCAATCAAGACCCTGGATTTGCAGGAAACCCCGGGCAGAAGgcctccagccaatcagagcagaggaatGAACCAAAAGAAGCTGTGACAAGCAGACAGGGGGCAGAAAACAGAAGCACCGCCTCGAAGGCTCCCTCTGGTGGAGCCTCGCCAGATGACGCAACGCTGCTGTATGGCAACGAGTACGCCTTCATGGACCTGCTGCACGAGGTCGCCCAGAACAACGGCCGCTGGACGCgagagaggtggagacagacacaagtcAACAGGCAGCGGCGCTAGTTAAGACTCTGACACAAGAACAAgttgtgtttacatgttgtGGTGTAGAGTTTTGCATTTTAAGATTTCTTTTAACTGCAATTGTGTGAGATCAAATCAGCAATTAAGATTCAGTCATTCAATATTTCTTGGTAAGGGTTAAATGAGGAGAAGGACATGACTCTAGTGAGAGTCCATTAAAGGGACACCCGGGTGATTAAGAAGAGACGCATCAAAACAAGAACCGTCCTAATCAAAGCAACAAAGACTGAGATATCCTGATGTTTCATCTCTGTTGTGCGTGAAGCTCCAGAAACTCTGGATCCTACATTTCTTATAATTACCTCTGCTCAGGAAGTTGCTTTCattgctgtctgtctgtagttcagccagattactcaaaaactacagACGTTTTGTGGAAGAAAGAAGAACCCGTTCATTTCCGGAGCGGATCCAGGAATGGTTGAATTCAGTCCTTTAAAAAGTCAGCAGATTACAAAACATTGATTATTTCTCTTAATTCTGATCATGAATATAATTATACAGATATTTTACAGCTGACAAATAATATTACAGCTTCAAAAAATGGTTGttaagttttacttcctcttcttctttatgTGGTTTATTGGTTCGTGGCAACGCGGAAAATCATGAGAACCCAACTCTATTAAGACTGCCAACATTATAGCTcaaatgatataaataaatacaaacacatttattaagTTAAAACATTCATATGCCTGCACAAAACAaccaaaatctgaaaatatattgttttgctAAATAATCTTATTCCCATAACCCCCCTGAACTGCAACCTAAAAACACTTGAAATGACTGTGTATGCTGTTAACTATTTAAAATGACCAATTAATAATATTGTTTAGTAAAACGGTTGTAGCAACTTTAGGAATATTGATACAAGTAATTATAGTAATAATACTTATTTTGTAAAAACTTATTTGAAAAACTGTTACAAGGTGCCTTTATAGTtcatgatgaaaaattgaaggcaaacaattggaatcagttaaaaagaaaacaaaaagaacaatcaaaagcaatttgaagatcacacagcaacagcaaaaccacagacacagaaattaaatcaatgttATAGATGAGaaacaagtaaaagtacaagtacctcaaagtaaaaatgtggaatatggccaaaatggccacgaaatgcaaaatagcaggcttcctgttgcgatcttcttttttgtttgtctggtcgtgatacacctgtgtatcgattttggTGAAGAGCGGttaatgtgaacacgttccgtggggcaccgttgagccacTTTcccacgcccattgaaaattcctccagaatacatacattttcaccactttctaattttctgcaagTTTTGCGATTTGTGGTTATACATTTAAACCTCCTGTATATGTATAAAGCTATAAAAATCTAACGTGTGAAGAAgttgaaagttgaaataaagaataaatccagtcttttcttttgtcttcattCAAGGATCTCAGTCAAAGCTCATGGAGACAAAgtgtagttattattattattattattattattatgattatgtcCGGATGTAAAACTTCATATTCATGTCAGACAACAGAGACTTTAACAGTTTGAGGTTTGAAAATCAACTCAGACACTGAAACTGTAAAATCCATGAAAGAAAGAATCagtcagaacaacaacaacaggagaaaTCACAGATGTAAAGGTGAAGGAAGATGGATCATAATGAATCTAAGAAGAATGAATCAAACTTTAAAACCAGACAGCTTCAACTGGTTTATAATAAGAATAggactactactactaataataataataatgataacaacaagaacaataataataacaataaaataatgatggttacaacaagaacaacaataataaagagAAACCCACAGACACCTGTACCTTGTGGGCACGTTCCTCTTTAACTGACTTCAGCGGTGCATACCGAACAAGGTGTTTCATTGGGCTCAGACCCAGGGAGCCATCCACTTCATAAATCGCTTTTCAACAGGCGGCCATCTCGTGATGTTGTCTGGAATGATTACCACTTTCCCCATGCCTCgggatattaatatttaaataaaagctctgtaattctgcTCAGTATAAAGCCGAACAGCCACAAAACAAAGGTAGtgcttttacattatttataataataattaaaatgaccccagaatacgtacattttcaccactttcaaagTTTGGTAAgattttgagcatgttaaacacCTCAAAACGCCAATTCTTCTTTTTCATATCATGTCTTATGAAACGGccctttgtataagttctggcttctgtgaacttgcagccagttgttccattttgagcatctgtgcttgttgtataaactctgcagagcttattattataaagactcaaaagcaactccagtctgagaatttcgtTATTTCAAGAGAAATGCTGCAGAGGAGTTCAGTAGAGTACAGGACTGTTTTTATATCTCTAATAGATGCCGGAGTTACAAGGAGCATTTAATGTTTTAGTCCTGAATCTGTGTCGAGACACACTCCatccagaaggtggcagtaatgcacTGTAACGAAGCTGTTTTCCTACCTTCATtataaaaacaagaagaagtaCTGTTGTTAGCCTGCTATGCTAACATCCAACCGAACTTGATGCTACTCGGCTAAAAGCTTTCGGATCAACTCTTCTACTACACACGTGGTTTTGTTTCGTTTATAACACTTGTCGGCAGAAGTAAAGCAAGTCGCCATCTTCCGTATTCGGTCTTCGCTGCGTTCTCGGAGAAGTTAGTTGGCTAAAGCGTTCGAATGGAAATGTCTCCAATCCAGAGTTTAAGACAGTTTATCAACGAGaggttacacactgctgctgaagacatatttggatgttttgaaGCGACTGTCGCAAAGTACGAGGATGAGATCGGTCGTCAGCGCAGACTGCTGGATGTAACTTTGAAACCTGtagtaaagctgcagagaataggTCTGTATCACCTGAGTTAGCGAACTATACACCACATTTATAATCCCTGCTAGTCTAAACACATGGGCTCTTTTATCATGACTTCTGTccattgtctcctccagagctcccacagcGACATGTCTGTATCAAGgaagagtttcctgctgacctgctggagaggaaccccagtccagaccaagaggagccagaacctccacagattaaggagcagcaggaggagcactgcatcggtctgtctccttttgaaacctcatttaaattcactcgatcTAGATTTTtgcttggatctgcaccaaattacacacactcataactatcattaatctataatttacatacctctgtctcttttctcctctagaGCTCCCAGAGCAACATTGTCTTAATGAGGAAGAGTTTCCatctgaccagcagctctggaaccttgagaggaaccccagtctggaccaagaggagccagaacctccacagattaaagaggaggaggagcactgcatcggtctggAAGTAGAGCAGCTTGTACTGAAGCAGGAGGATCAAGATAACCTTTTGTTGAATCCTACTTTCAAGGAAAGTGATCACACTGAACCAGAACCAAGtgaccaccagctcctctcccacagctcagctcagagccAAGATCTCAACGGAGGCCAGCATGGAAACTCAAAATCAGTTAGTAATGCAGAGCCGGCATCAGAAAAGGGACATCATGTCATCACAAGAGCAAAAGGGAGCACAAGTCCCAGTAACCTTGCATGTAGCACTACCATGTCAAAGATTGTGCAGAATATCTGCATGAGTAAAAAGGTTCTCCAGTGTGACACATGTGGAAAAGTCTTTAAGTGGAAGTCATTATTAAATGGACATCTGAGGGTGCACACAGGTGAGAAACCATATCTTTGCAAAACCTGTGGAATGAGATTTGGTTACAAGTCATCACTAGTAACACATGTGAGAGTCCACACAGGGGAGAAACTGTATTCTTGCGAAAGGTGTGAAAAAAGTTTCACAAGTAGCACAAAATTGAAGAGACACGAGACaacgcacacgggcgagagACCTTAtacttgcaaaacttgtgggagaagttttagcctGAGAACTACCCTGCAGagacacgagagaacgcacacaggcgagaaacctttttcttgcaaaacttgtgggagaagttttattCTGAGTAATCACCTGAAGAGACACGAGACaacgcacacgggcgagaaacctttttcttgcaaaacttgtgggagaagttttagcctGAGAAATAACCTGCAGgatcacgagagaacgcacacgggcgagaaacctttttcttgcaaaatttgtgggagaagttttattCTGAGTAATCACCTGAAGagacacgagagaacgcacacgggcgagaaacctttttcttgcaaaacttgtgggagaagttttattCTGAGTAATCACCTGAAGAGACACGAGACaacgcacacgggcgagaaacctttttcttgcaaaacttgtgggagaagttttattCTGAGTAATCACCTGCAGAGACACGAGACaacgcacacgggcgagaaacctttttcttgcaaaacttgtgggagaagttttattCTGAGTAATCACCTGAAGagacacgagagaacgcacacgggcgagaaacctttttcttgcaaaacttgtgggagaagttttagcctGAGTAATCACCTGAAGagacacgagagaacgcacacgggcgagaaaactttttcttgcaaaacttgtgggagaagttttagcctGAGAAATAACCTGCGGgatcacgagagaacgcacacgggagagaagcctttttcttgcaaaacttgtgggagaagttttagcctGAGGAAAACCCTAAAGGtccacgagagaacgcacacgggggagaagcctttttcttgcaaaacttgtgggagaagttttacaCATGGATGTAGGTTGAAAGTTCACATGAGAAGCCATAAAGGGGAGGAGTCGTATCCATGTACTACTTGTGGTGAAAGATTTGTTATCAAATCCCTTCTAACCAAACATTTGTTGACCCACACATagcaaaactgatatttttgtaaaatgatgTAAAGATCTCTCACTTGCCAGTTTATACAAAGTCCACGGGAGAAAACATCCAGTTGAGAAGCCAAACCATGGCAACACGAGAGGGATTCGATTGGCTCAAGCATTTTCAAAGAAGTTGTTACTTAGTTATTGTTTCATTAATTAAAGATACAACAGCTGGGGGAAACgacactggaaatgtttcagGGGGACAAACAAGAGATGAACCTGgttgtagttcaatgctttatgacgttccatcaccactgatgaggagcagacttcaataacttcacaaagcagtgaactacagccaggttcatcacttacATCTACACAAGAGAGattgtgtacatttgcattaGCTGCATCTCTGTAACTGAATGTGGAAAATATCCCATTGAGGAGACATCACTATATCATTGATGCAGTACATGGTCAACAACATTTGCTGAAGTACCAACGTTTCTGTTCTTGATGTGACTGTCATTGATATTTACATCTgcaaaggaagtgatgttttcacccatgtatctttgtttattaatttatcagcCATTTATACCAGATGGTGCAGGAAGGGGACGGGGGTGAGAGAAATTGATTGGGTAAAGTGGAAGTTCCAGGATATTTTATTATCAGTGAATGTTGAGAGATGTTGTCAATGTGTCAGGAAAGACTGTGGATCAAGATGTACAAAAATCTAACATATTTGTGGTACAGAAATTTATAAGAACAAAGTATGTGGTGCAGAATATCAGATGacttcccttttttctttttcctattacaaaagaagaaaatatgttgttaatgtgtaaaCTTTCCTAAATGACTCACTGTAAATGGTTATTCTTTTGTACTACGTGTATCCAATACTTAAGTGCATTTGCAgtttattaaagttttttttaattattgtgaTTGTACTTTACGTCTGTCACACGTTGAATCAGTGTTTGTCTTTATGGAGGAAAATTCCCCTGACTAGGTGTCTCCCTGCTATGACCTTGATAaacaggatggaacccttatttggtgatgtttttcttccaactggtatcgcggacggacggacacaacagataacacacagaggatgatctcctgtctttcatgtctttttctttttcatatccTTTCTCATGTaatgcctctttgtataagttcaggcttttgtgaacttgcggccagttgttccattttgagcacccgtgcttgttgtataaactctgcagaACTTATTAtgataaagactcaaaagcaactctAGTcttagaatttcattatttcaaatctcaagattaATTTCCATCACATCTGTTAGTTAGAAAAAATAGGCTCAAAATCCTGGATGTCACCATGAACCTGGGTGATAGGATGTGGTAAGGGTCAGAAAAGTTCTGATAACACTTTGGTGCAGTAACAGGAATTCTTACCACTTTCTTTATATCTCTGATAGATGCCGGCGTTACaaggagaatttaatgttttagtcCTGAATCTGTGTCGAGACACACTCCATTTagaaggtggcagtaatgcacTGTAACGAAGCTGTTTTCCAACCGTCATtataaaaataagaagaagTACTGTTGTTAGCCTGCTACGCTAACATCCAACCGAACTTGATGCTACTCGGATAAATGCTTTCGGATTAACTCTTCTACTACACACGTGGTTTTGTTTCGTTTATAACACTTGTCGGCAGAAGTAAAGCAAGTCGCCATCTTCCGTATTCGGTCTTCGCTTCGTTCTCGGAGAAGTTAGTTGGCTAAAGCGTTCGAATGGAAATGTCTACAATCCAGAGTTTAAGACAGTTTATCAACGAGaggttacacactgctgctgaagacatatttgtatgttttgaaGCGACTGTCGCAAAGTACGAGGAGGAGATTGGTCGTCATCGCAGACTGCTGGATGTAACTTTGAAACCTGtagtaaagctgcagagaataggTCTGTATCACCTGAGTTAGCGAACTATACACCACACTTATAATCCCTGCTAGTCTAAACACATGGACTCTTTTATCATGACTTCTGTccattgtctcctccagagctcccacagcGACATGTCTGTATCAAGgaagagtttcctgctgacctgctggagaggaaccccagtccagaccaagaggagccagaacctccacagattaaggagcagcaggagcagcactgcatcggtctgtctccttttgaaaccacgtttaaattcacttgatttctgcttggatctgcaccaaattgcaaacactcataacTATCATTAATCTATAATTTACATACGTCTGTCTATTGTCTCCTCTAGAGCTCCCAGAGCAACATTGTCTTAATGAGGAAGAGTTTCCatctgaccagcagctctggaaccttgagaggaaccccagtctggaccaagaggagccagaacctccacagattaaagaggaggaggagcactgcatcggtctggAAGTAGAGCAGCTCGTACTGAAGCAGGAGGATCAAGATAACCTTTTGTTGAATCCTACTTTCAAGGAAAGTGACCACAGTGAACCAGAACCAAGtgaccaccagctcctctcccacagctcagctcagtgCCAAGATCTCAACGGAGGCCAGCATGGAAACTCAAAATCAGTTAGTAATGCAGAGCCGGCATCAGAAAAGGGACATCATGTCATCACAAGAGCAAAAGGGAGCACAAGTCCCAGTAACCTTGCATGTAGCACTACCATGTCAAAGATTGTGCCGAATATCTGCAAGAGTAAAAAGGTTTTCCAGTGTGACACTTGTGGAAAAGTCTTTAAGTGGAAGTCAGACTTAAATAgacatctgaaggtgcacacagGTGAGAAACCATATCTTTGCAAAACCTGTGGAATGAGATATGGTTACAAGTCATCACTAGAAACACATGTGAGACTCCACACAGGGGAGAAACTGTATTCTTGCGAAAGTTGTgaaaaaagtttcacaactAGCACAAATTTGAAGATTCACGAGACAACGCACATGGGCAAGAAatctttttcttgcaaaacttgtgggagaagttttagccaGAGAAATAACCTGCGGgatcacgagagaacgcacacgggagagaagcctttttcttgcaaaacttgtgggagaagttttagcctGAGGAAAACCCTAAAGGtccacgagagaacgcacacgggggagaagcctttttcttgcaaaattTGTGGGGAAAGTTTTACACGTGGATGTCAGTTGAAAGTTCACATGAGAAGCCATAAAGATGAGGAGTTGTATCCATGTACAACTTGTGGTGAAAGATTTGTTATCAAATCCCTTCTAACCAAACATTTGATGACCCACACATagcaaaactgatattttttttgtaaaatattgtaAAGATCTCTCACTTGCCAGTTTACACAAAGTCCACAGGAGAATAAATCCAGTTGAGAAGccacaccatggcaacaggagaGGGATTCGATTTGCTCAAGTGTTTCAAAGAAGTTGTTACTTAGTTATTGTTTCATTAATTAAAGATACAACAGTTAGGGAAAACgacactggaaatgtttcagGGGGacaaaaaaagtgatgaaccttgttgtagttcaatgctttatgaagttccatcaccactgatgaggagcagacttcaataacttcacaaagcattgaactacagacAGGTTCATCACAAGAGAGATTGTGTACATATGCATTAGCTGCATCTCTGTAACTGAATGTAGAAAATATCCCATTGAGGAGACATCACTATATCATTGATGCAGTACATGGTCAACAACATTTGCTGAATTACCCACGTTTCTGTTCTTGATGTGACTGCCATTGATATTTACATCTgcaaaggaagtgatgttttTACCCATGTATCTTTGTTTATTAATGTCGCAAAGTACGAGGATGAGATCGGTCGTCATCGCAGACTGCTGGATGTAACTTTGAAACCTGtagtaaagctgcagagaataggTCTGTATCACCTGAGTTAGCGAACTATACACCACACTTATTATCCCTGCTAGTCTAAATGTTATCAGGTAGGCGTATTCCTTCTGCCTACCTGCACAGAGGAATAATAGTTCTAACTGATAAAAAGACGTGTGTTTCTTTAGCCATCGATCTAGTGGCGTTGTTTATTGAAGAACTGGTAAGAACAGGTTGCTCTCCGTGAGCGTCAGGtacagggagtgagagggagtAGTCTAGGTCCTGGGGAAGATTAGTAAACGCTTCATTTAGCTGACAATATGTCAACTGTTATAGACTAATATGAACCCATTAAACAACGTGGGATGTGTGCCAAAATCTCTATCCGGGACGAAAGTCCTGAAAATGACCACGACAGCTGAatgggatcccccccccccccccccccctttatatATATCCTCATCAATTTTTTCACTGACACTGCTCTGGGTGACACAGATGTCTTTGTGTGCCTCTTATACCACATTACAGTCAATTGGAGAAGTCTTGTCCTCCAAGACCTCTGGCTTATCCACAACTCAGGAGGGAAAAGATCAATATTACCACTTCATGATATCTGCAAAGCGCTGGGAGACGAGTTCACACAGTGCCTCCCAGCACCACATGCGTTGACTGGGTGTGATACAACCAGCAAAAATTCAACTTAACTTTGAACACTGTACGCAAACCCGACAACTGTTCTCTGATTCTCAATTGCAGCTGTCCACAGCTAACACAGAGTGCAATACAAATGGTGGAAACATTCTTGGTCAAATGTCTCAAACCATCAACAGACATGGAGACATTTGTCGACCTGGGCATTGCTGCGTTCGATAGTAATGTCCTCAAGATGGACTTTGAGAGGACTGCTTGCACCTCAGCTAATGCAAGAAAACATATACAAAGAGCCTATTACCAACAGCAGCTTTGGGTCCAAGCATCTTTTACAGACGCCACCTCAATCTTAACTGCAGATGCTTATGGTTTTGTAAGAAAGGTCAGTTTATTAGTCCCTGAGATTGTAATCTCAAAACTTGAAGGTTTGCCAGATCCCTGCTCATGTGGCAAGTGTGCACACAAGAATGGATGTCCCTGTCGGGTAGCTGGTATCCATTGTTGCAAGTACTGCAAATGCAAGGGAGGCAATAGTTGTAAAATCATATTACTGAATGAGCTCTCATCATCATTCCCATACCTGGACTCCTACCAGTACCTGGACCCGGAGTGCTACCTTGTAACACATGGAATAAACctgctgttttgtatttttcactataAGTTAACATTCCACTGATAATAGCAAGGTTGGATATAAAATGTCTGTATATCAATTAAatgcttgttttctttctttaaaaaaagtcctgtgtttgtatacaattgtatttataattacacacacacacaggacatctACAGAGAAACAATTAGAAATATCCAACCAGAATTCTTACACTGTAAACATTGTGATCACCTAAGAAAATCTGTAGCTTCAAGAGTTTATATGTACGCATATTTATTGAGATTTTGCCTAAtttgcttattttatttttgatacaAAGTGTAATACAAAAAGTATTTATCTTAATATGAAGATTAATCTTGTAGAAATTGATGAGGATATctataaaggaaaaaaaagtcccATTCTCCTGTAGTTTGATAGTAGTGTCACCTGTTGTGGTCATTTTCAGGACTTTCGTCCCGGATTGAGATTTTGGCACACATCCCACGTTCAGTGGAGTCATATTAGTCTATAACAGTTGAGACATTCTCCGCTAAATGAAGCGCATACAAATCTTCCTCAGGACCTAGAATAGAGGTAACATCCCCTTTATAAGGTAGTGGTGTCATCAATCACACGTGACTCCATGCCATATGTATAAGAACACAGTATGTGGGGCAGATTATCAGATgacttccctttttcttttctctttcattacaaagaagaaaatatgttgttaatgtgtaCATAGTCCTAAATTACTCACTGTAAATGGTTATTCTTTGTACTATGTGTATTCAATACTTCAATGCATTTGCAGTTCATTAAAGTTTCTTGAAATATGATGATCAATGTATTTCATGTTGTCACACGt
The genomic region above belongs to Pleuronectes platessa chromosome 4, fPlePla1.1, whole genome shotgun sequence and contains:
- the LOC128437851 gene encoding zinc finger protein 14-like: MSKIVQNICMSKKVLQCDTCGKVFKWKSLLNGHLRVHTGEKPYLCKTCGMRFGYKSSLVTHVRVHTGEKLYSCERCEKSFTSSTKLKRHETTHTGERPYTCKTCGRSFSLRTTLQRHERTHTGEKPFSCKTCGRSFILSNHLKRHETTHTGEKPFSCKTCGRSFSLRNNLQDHERTHTGEKPFSCKICGRSFILSNHLKRHERTHTGEKPFSCKTCGRSFILSNHLKRHETTHTGEKPFSCKTCGRSFILSNHLQRHETTHTGEKPFSCKTCGRSFILSNHLKRHERTHTGEKPFSCKTCGRSFSLSNHLKRHERTHTGEKTFSCKTCGRSFSLRNNLRDHERTHTGEKPFSCKTCGRSFSLRKTLKVHERTHTGEKPFSCKTCGRSFTHGCRLKVHMRSHKGEESYPCTTCGERFVIKSLLTKHLLTHT
- the LOC128437877 gene encoding zinc finger protein 25-like; the protein is MSKIVPNICKSKKVFQCDTCGKVFKWKSDLNRHLKVHTGEKPYLCKTCGMRYGYKSSLETHVRLHTGEKLYSCESCEKSFTTSTNLKIHETTHMGKKSFSCKTCGRSFSQRNNLRDHERTHTGEKPFSCKTCGRSFSLRKTLKVHERTHTGEKPFSCKICGESFTRGCQLKVHMRSHKDEELYPCTTCGERFVIKSLLTKHLMTHT